One region of Pseudomonas alvandae genomic DNA includes:
- a CDS encoding universal stress protein, whose product MGQYQRLLLIVEPDLHPSAAMRRACALARASGAVLRLCVFVQPPPRTHLWGAKNDEVTIQGYLHRYRRWMVEEATMLREEGLQVDTEVVWTTHPLLDILRHVEQFKPDLLIKDVTFEPLLKRVFITPLDCHLLRECTVPVLLVNQAEHGLPRRVVAAVDPSDPHASALNERIVQTATMLAGQCDAALHLLYACDLSPAVNGDTALLAGAWDDEFADDLRESLHMAFINLAERCGVPAERRHFILGLPVPVIHEFVDEIEADVMVMGTAHRVGLERLIGSTTERALYALPGSLLAVRG is encoded by the coding sequence ATGGGCCAGTACCAGCGTCTGCTATTGATCGTCGAGCCCGATTTGCATCCCTCCGCAGCCATGCGCAGGGCCTGCGCCCTGGCCCGTGCCAGCGGGGCGGTGTTGCGCCTGTGCGTGTTTGTCCAACCGCCGCCTCGCACACATCTGTGGGGCGCAAAAAACGACGAGGTGACCATCCAGGGATATTTGCATCGTTATCGGCGCTGGATGGTGGAGGAAGCGACAATGCTCAGGGAGGAGGGGTTGCAAGTGGATACCGAGGTGGTCTGGACCACGCACCCGCTGCTCGACATTCTTCGCCATGTCGAGCAGTTCAAACCTGACCTGTTGATCAAGGACGTGACCTTTGAACCATTGCTCAAGCGTGTCTTCATCACACCGCTCGATTGTCATCTGCTGCGCGAATGCACGGTACCGGTGCTGCTGGTCAACCAGGCGGAGCATGGCTTGCCACGTCGGGTGGTGGCCGCGGTTGATCCCTCGGATCCTCATGCCAGTGCCTTGAACGAACGAATCGTGCAAACCGCCACCATGCTGGCCGGACAATGTGACGCCGCGTTGCATCTGTTATATGCCTGCGACCTGTCGCCTGCAGTCAATGGCGATACCGCGTTGTTGGCTGGCGCCTGGGATGACGAGTTTGCCGATGATTTGCGTGAGTCATTGCACATGGCGTTTATCAACCTGGCCGAGCGCTGTGGCGTGCCGGCCGAGCGTCGACATTTCATCCTTGGCCTGCCTGTGCCAGTTATCCATGAGTTCGTCGACGAGATCGAGGCTGACGTGATGGTGATGGGAACCGCGCACCGCGTCGGCCTGGAGC